The proteins below come from a single Cannabis sativa cultivar Pink pepper isolate KNU-18-1 chromosome 3, ASM2916894v1, whole genome shotgun sequence genomic window:
- the LOC133029005 gene encoding putative disease resistance protein RGA4, translated as MRKIQLVDENYSKGNIVIVRLDEKDDRVNKVEKHKCSPLSLISIASTSQHSTALIMADLAYIIAGNVLDKLGSLAYEEVSLAWGMKQDLDKLKLITLALQDVLLDAETKQEKNPQLKNWLNHLKDVFHDAVDVLDEFECELLRRQVVKQHASFGRKVCRFFSRSNPLVYRFSVVHRVKEIRQQLDEIVKNMETFHLIKTQLHMEQNSLVLENRVMTHSFVNPSDVIGRDREKEEILDMILMDDHKIENQIPVVSIMGIGGLGKTTLIKSVFNDGKIDEKFDLKIWVCVSLDFNVNTLVKDVIMSATNNRAEISKLTNLEQLQRPLSETLKDEKFLLVLDDVWNEDPFKWQEFAELLSVGSKDSKIIVTTRSSKVALIMGGTEAYELKGLPKKDSLSLFFKYAFRGEEDASKYHELKRIGEEIVEKCSGVPLALKTLGSLLQLKTEAHEWKTVRDSKIWELEREKGRILPALRLSYNAMSPSLRQCFAYCSTFEEDSLMESIYLISIWMALGILPSPENKEDLEDIGYSCFVELCDRSLFQVDPDEDYFEISQEFRVHDLIHNLACSITQNECSIVNSNDDREISDTVRYLRVVINENNLKKLSKLKKLKSIHVKLTGDEKDEVVQLFLSTCISTFKHLRVFDLSDLSFEVLPNSIGTMKQLRYLNLNNNEIMKRLPDSICKLQSLQTLILAGCVELEEIPKDIGNLVSLRTLMLTTKQSFLAEGGIGRLKSLRLLGICGCENLKALPNDLINCTALRSLIIDRCDQLNLASEFIDKDVKLRLDRFLIFELPQTTDLPQWLQQAANTLQKLYIIDCPKLSRLPEWLPKLTSLEKLVIKECPELLSLPDGMEGLTSLTHLKIEDCDALQEACKEEVGSDWHKIAHVPNRIIGEAD; from the coding sequence ATGAGAAAGATCCAGCTTGTGGATGAGAATTATAGCAAAGGGAATATAGTTATAGTGCGGTTGGATGAGAAAGATGATCGAGTCAACAAAGTTGAAAAACACAAGTGCTCTCCTCTCTCTCTAATCTCTATTGCTTCAACGTCTCAACACTCTACTGCTTTGATAATGGCAGATCTAGCTTACATCATAGCTGGAAATGTCTTGGACAAACTGGGTTCTCTTGCTTATGAAGAGGTTAGCTTGGCATGGGGAATGAAACAAGATCTTGACAAGCTTAAGCTAATCACATTAGCCCTCCAAGATGTGCTCCTGGATGCTGAAACTAAGCAAGAAAAGAATCCACAGCTCAAAAACTGGCTCAATCACCTTAAGGATGTGTTCCATGATGCGGTGGATGTGCTCGATGAATTCGAGTGTGAGTTACTGAGGAGACAAGTTGTCAAACAACATGCCTCTTTTGGTAGAAAGGTATGCCGTTTCTTTTCGCGGTCCAATCCTCTTGTTTATCGTTTTAGTGTTGTTCATCGAGTTAAAGAGATAAGACAACAATTAGATGAGATTGTTAAGAATATGGAAACATTTCATTTGATCAAAACTCAGCTGCATATGGAACAAAACTCTCTTGTGTTGGAGAATAGAGTGATGACTCACTCTTTTGTTAACCCTTCGGATGTTATTGGTAGAGATCGTGAAAAAGAAGAGATCCTAGATATGATATTGATGGATGATCACAAAATTGAGAATCAAATTCCTGTGGTATCTATAATGGGAATTGGGGGTTTAGGAAAGACTACACTTATCAAATCAGTTTTCAATGATGGGAAAATTGATGAAAAGTTTGATTTGAAGATTTGGGTTTGTGTATCTTTAGATTTCAATGTCAATACACTAGTGAAAGATGTTATTATGAGTGCAACTAATAATAGAGCTGAGATTAGTAAGTTGACTAATTTAGAGCAGTTGCAAAGACCCTTGAGTGAGACTTTGAAGGATGAAAAGTTTCTACTTGTGTTGGATGATGTATGGAATGAGGACCCTTTTAAGTGGCAGGAATTTGCGGAGTTGTTATCTGTGGGATCTAAAGATAGCAAAATTATAGTGACAACACGAAGTAGTAAAGTGGCTTTAATCATGGGTGGAACAGAAGCTTATGAATTGAAGGGCCTACCTAAGAAGGATTCTTTGTCTCTGTTTTTCAAGTATGCATTTCGAGGTGAAGAAGACGCATCAAAATATCATGAACTCAAAAGAATTGGTGAAGAAATTGTGGAAAAGTGTAGCGGGGTTCCTTTGGCGTTGAAGACTTTGGGCAGTCTCCTTCAGTTGAAGACTGAAGCTCATGAGTGGAAAACTGTAAGAGATAGTAAAATTTGGGAGTTAGAACGAGAAAAAGGTCGCATTTTACCTGCATTACGGTTAAGTTACAATGCAATGTCTCCATCTTTGAGACAGTGTTTTGCTTATTGCTCAACTTTCGAAGAGGATAGTTTGATGGAAAGCATTTATTTGATTAGTATTTGGATGGCACTTGGAATCCTTCCTTCACCTGAAAACAAAGAGGACCTCGAAGATATCGGTTACTCATGCTTTGTAGAGTTGTGCGACAGATCTTTATTTCAAGTTGATCCTGATGAAGATTATTTTGAAATCTCCCAAGAGTTCAGAGTGCATGATTTAATTCACAACCTTGCATGCTCAATAACCCAAAATGAGTGCTCAATTGTAAATTCCAATGACGATAGAGAGATTTCTGATACGGTAAGATATTTAAGAGTTGTTATCAATGAGAATAACTTAAAAAAGTTGAGTAAGCTAAAGAAACTAAAGAGTATTCATGTTAAGCTTACCGGAGATGAGAAGGATGAAGTTGTGCAGTTATTCCTTTCTACATGCATCTCAACATTCAAGCACTTACGAGTGTTTGATTTGTCAGATTTATCTTTTGAGGTGTTGCCTAATTCTATTGGGACCATGAAGCAGTTGAGATATCTTAACTTGAACAATAATGAAATTATGAAGAGACTACCTGATTCAATTTGCAAGTTgcaaagtttgcaaactttgaTTCTTGCTGGATGTGTGGAGCTTGAGGAAATACCCAAGGATATAGGGAATTTGGTAAGCCTAAGGACTCTTATGTTAACCACAAAGCAGAGCTTTTTGGCAGAGGGTGGAATTGGACGCTTGAAGTCTCTTCGTTTATTGGGTATTTGTGGGTGTGAAAATTTGAAAGCCTTGCCGAATGACTTGATAAATTGCACTGCATTACGTTCTCTCATAATAGATCGTTGTGATCAACTCAACTTGGCAAGTGAATTTATTGATAAAGATGTTAAGTTGAGGCTTGACAgatttcttatttttgaattaccACAGACAACTGATCTGCCCCAATGGCTCCAACAAGCTGCTAACACCCTACAAAAGTTATATATTATAGATTGTCCCAAATTATCGAGATTGCCGGAGTGGCTGCCAAAACTTACGTCACTTGAGAAGCTTGTGATTAAGGAGTGTCCAGAATTGTTGTCTCTTCCTGATGGGATGGAAGGCCTCACTTCCCTCACACAT